The DNA segment GATCTGAGCTGCCTGAGAGGTATTTTGTGAGTGAAAATCAGCCTGGAATGAGTTTTAAACAGCTTCTCAGATTAAATTTACaactgtttttttgtctttgcaggtGCGACCGATGGGGTCCTGGTGAAGCCGAGTTTTGAGGTTCATTTCCAGTCTCACTGCGGAGCAGCCAGCATGAAAGACCTGATCAGAGAATTCATGCGTAAGGCAAAAGAGGTACAAACGCATAAAATGTGACATGCATGTGTCTACACTTGAGGATAAGACAAACATTGCTTATGTGTAATCATGTATATGTCTGTTAAACAATGTCTTCCATGTGCAGTCCTTGGTTATTGTCATGGACTGCTTCAGCGATGTGGAGCTGCTGTGTGACCTTCTGGAGgcgagcaggaagaggaacgtgtccgttcatctgctgctggacCATCTCAACCTGAGCCTGTTTGTTAGCATGTGGCAGGGGCTCaaactcagcagcaggaacTTCCCAGTGAGCAGcttaagtttaaaaaaatcacacatccaacctctcttttttttcttagaaaaaaaaaaaagatcaaattaGTGGCACTCCGAGCTATGAGATAAAGATTTAATGTTAAGGCACCTTTGTCCCTTCtgggctactgtagaaacatgTCAGCGCCCAAGGAGGGGGACCTACTTATAAATATCTTAAAAACCCAGCATATGAGATTATTGAAGCACCCATTGGATCTTTGACTCAACCCAGTAGCTTTTTGAAGAAACCACCAAATATAACAGGTGACATGTTCTAACGGGCATTTCatagttatttatttatcataaaCGCTCAGACAGACGCCGGTTTATAAGGAAAAGTCCTCGGTGAATGTGGTGAAACAAGGAAAATCTTTACTGTGCACTTGTGAGTGATAAAAGGAGGAGGTGACGTCTCTGTTGTGACCTAAAGTTTGCTGTGGCCATGCAGTTTAGTGGACTGAGACCTTTTTCCACAGCTGTTATTTTGTCTACTTGTGTAAAACTCTTCCCAAAACCTCCCGCTGATGATTCAAAAAGATTCGACAATCTCTTCCTTCTGTTTCTCTGTGTAGAAACTGTCCGTACGCAGTGTTCAGGGACAGACCTACTGCGCCAAGACCGGGAGGAAGCTGACCGGTCAGGTCTGTGAGAGTTTCATCATCACTGACTGGACCGAGGTGCTGACGGGCTCATACAGGTGCAAACGCCAGTAAACGCGTTGTTTGTGCAGACAAGTGTGCACAACAGCGGATCTCGTAAAACCAGTCTGAACATTTGTGTTTCGTTTTAATGCAGCGGTGACGTAACGTGCCGTTGTCGTGCTTGTGTGTTCTCAGCTTCTCCTGGCTGTCCTGGCAGGTTCATCGCAGCCTTGCGGTTCTTGTAAAGGGCAGCGCGGTCTTACCTTTTCATACGGAATTCCTCAGGCTAAATTCCAGCTCCCAAGCAGTTCCTGGCTTTGTCAGTTATATTGCTGTGCCTCCAGTCCTCCCTTTTTCTAACAAGACATCACACGCACCTCAGAAAGGCAATAAGTTTCCCAGTGATGCTACATTCCCCTCTAAACTGAGCAGGATTGAAGACAAAAAAGCAGAAGCAAACGCAAAAGTGCAGTTTTTGACTTCTTTAGAATCAAATCGTCGTAAAGAGATCGCACAGCCTGCAGGTAGCGGCGCACAAGTGCGCCCCAAACCTCCACAAAATGTTTCTGCAAGCGCACATgagccgccagggggcgctggtcGCACCCATCATGGCTCGCAGAGAACTGGAGAAACTCTGAATGACAGTCGAAACCCTTGGAGTCCCGCTCAGGTCTCACATGTCCGGGCTCAGCTCAGCAGTCTCACCGTCAGCACTGCTGGACAAAAGACTTTTCCCACACAGAGACAGTGCAGGACTGTCCAGTATCAGCCTCCaaatttaaatctaaattaCAGCAGCGTTGGTGCTTGTGGCCTTTTATTTCACCAGAATGAAAAAGCCAGATCGGTAAAGACTTTGGGGATGGCAGCGCATCAAAAAAGCAAGCACCAATGGTTGCACACACAATCTTTTAGGGCAAAAACAGATTTACTGTCTCCTTGTCGAAAAATCCCACTTCCTTCCACACCTCAGTTGAAAGATTTAAAGAAAGACCAGCTTATACCTTTAATCCAGCCCAGAGAACACCAGGGTAGGAAGGACCACCAGACGCATCTTCAGTCACACCCGGTCACACAGCCTTCATTGCCGTCACTCTCAGCCGCTCACCTTAAACCTCAGCTGCAGACTGGGTCCCAGTTCCTCTCACCAGCAGCCCAACTAAGCCAGGAGTCCCCTCTTAGACTTAACTGGAAATCGCAACGTCATGCTGCGAAACTCAAACTTGCTCCTCGCCACAGCTTCCTCAGCAGCCTCTACAGGCCAGCCTGGAGGCCGTTTCACAGCAACGCTTCTGCCCTGTTGAGACGGAGCAAAAGCTGGACCGAGACGCAGCCATCAAGATTCCCAAAACCAGTTCTGCTGTCCGGTGTACCCAAGAGCTGAggtaatttattcattttccagCCACCTTCCAGTACAGAGCTTGGGTGCTGGTATGCTAGTAGCTATGCTAGACTCAGACATCCTGCTAACTCTCTCAGGCTGCAAATTCAATTCACCTTTACTGTTAtagtctgttacaatcaaaattgcctCTAGGCGCTTTATAGAAACACAgggcctgacccctgacccctgaccaaCAACAGTGCCAAGGAAAAACTGCTTTTTAACAGgtggaaaccttgagcaggaccagacacaCAGCTGGCTGGGCAAAGAAGCAGGAGGACAGCTAGAGGAGAGAATAACCATAAATTTCAGGCAAAGGCATTAATTACACAGCTAAAGCTGAGCAGGACATCAAGGCCAGTTGGCAGGTCAGTGCCCAACTATAGGGTGGGTGAtgcctgtagatggatacagagagaggtgggggaggggggagacgcACCATGAAATGTGTAAATGGCATCACTGacggacaggacaggacaggcagCTATGAATCAGCAAGGTGAAATAAACCCGTCAGGTGATCACGAcccctggcagcctcggccttATCACAGCACAGCAAAGATGTAGCCAAAAAATAGGATGACCCTGTTGTAGATATAGACTGACTAGAATAATGACTGTGACTACAGCAGTGCGCACCATGAGCCTTTTTAAAGaagaaggttttaagtctaatcttaaaagtagagaggCTTGCTTTCcacacctggacagggagctggtcccacagcagggggccggTAGCTGATTGCTCGGCCACCCATTCTACTTGTAGGACATTAAAACTATGTAATTGGTGCATGATGTAGAATATATATTTGACTTTCAAATACTCCAGTTTTCTTATCAAAGTCCAAAAACATGTACACAAGGTTTAACCGAAGCTTATTGTCTGTGAGTCATTCAGGTTCCTCTGAGGCCTTTTCTTTTATTAGATTAGTTCGATGTCTCCAAATTGGAATAAACCACATTTGAGTGCATGCATGAAACATCAAAAGTCAGGATTAATTATGAGGatgtctttctttatttttactgaTTATGAGTAACCTGTGTCAACAATATGCCAACGTCGTACATGCATGCTGTTAATTACACAAAAACATCACAGAAAATGTGATTGTGAGATTTATTTGGCTCAGGAATTAAACGGTCTTTGCAAGTGTACATGTTCAGCCCCAGAAGACAAAGAAGGGCTCCACAGCTGCCCTGATGTTGATCCTGGAGCTCTTGTTTGTGAAGATGTTCCACCAGGTGTTCAGAGAGCACTCCCAAGGAGGAAGCAGACTCGCAGGGATTCCAGTTTTCCACTGAGGTCTTTGGTCATTTCTATGCAATTTTCCACAATGCCAAGTAAAACAGAAACTGGGTTGGAACatatctgtttctgtttctttctggGCGTTTCCAAACCCTTTACGGGCACAAGCAAACTGTTGTAAGTGCCTGGAATTTTGTTACAATAAATATTCCATTGAACAGAGTTGGTCCTGGAGTATTGTCATTTTTTCTGGTCTTTTCCTGCCTCATGTATCTCTAAAGAGGCATCAGAGGAAAATCAGCATCCAACTGTGTTTAAGGTGGAACGTCCATCAGTCTCCAGGACACTTGTTAATAAGATCTTGCTCCACCAACGGTCCCTGAAGCTCTGCACACATATACTGCTCAGACTTTCCCCATCCTGGTTGTCTTCCCTCATCTTCTCTGGAATCAGGTCTTCTGACATCACCTACAGgtggcagagacagagagagactgaAGGTGCCCTCGTACCCAAACACAAACTGAGCCGTGGGTTCTCACCTGGGTCAGAGCCTGCAGGGTCGACTCTTTCGGGTTCAAGTACTGCAACACCTCATCTGTGCACTTTAGGGTGTTTTCACTGTGCTGCAGCACAAAGgaggactgctgctgctggagaatcCTCAACAGGAGTCTGACAGCAAGAGACAATAAGGAGATAATCGGAAAATAATAAGTAGGCGAAGGTTTTAATAAATATCGATCTATAAGTGGCTCAGCTCTACAGTCAGGGTCATGAACGTACCTCGTCCTGATGAAAGAAGTGCAAGCTTTGAGCCAGATTTTGTCCTCACTGAACTCTGCTGGATTCtcttcttcaacctcttcctctgcagtttCTCTCAAAAGTGAGGAACACAACTCTACCAAAGGCAAATACAGCACAGTAAACCAGAGCAGACAAATACGACAAATCCCAGCGTGGTGGAGTTGGAAGCGCACTCGTGGtctgcttcctcttcagcaACTGCAGACACATCTGTCCCAGGCCGTGCCAGTGCCAGGGGTTGAAGGGCAACAggctgcacagctgctgcagacaggacaTCTCAGCTCCAATGCACTCAAAATTGTGATAGATGGTTGCCTTTGCATCACAAGAGAAATATGACAAATTCAGAAGCTTATTAAGAGACATAAAGTTTGCTTATGTGTGTTGTTTTGGGAACAGTGCTGACCTTGAGCAGCAGGAGGCTAATCAGGTGACAGGTATTGGACATGTCTTTCTTCTAGAAACCAATAATGTTGTATGCTCAATTACAACAAAGTGACCAATGCGGTGTTTTATATTATTTAACAGTTAATCGCATTTACAGTTACTTTTAAAAGACActgcaggcttttttttttaaagacttaCCAGTATATTGACAATGTCCAGTGCTCTGTCTATCCGTCCCAGCTTGGTGCAGCATCGGGCCATTCCCTCTAGCACATCTCTTCTGATGCTCAGGTTGTTGTCAGAGATCCACTCCAGGCAGCTGCTATATGCATCAAAGGCTTTCTACACACATCACACCCcaagaacagaacagaaattaTTTAAAACTTGAACAACGCAGCAGTAAATATGATGCTTCCGAGCCTCTGGGAAAAGTTAATTTCTCCAGAATATTAAGCGTGTCTAGATaagagagagtgagacaggGTCCGCAGggtaaaaatgtgattaaagatTTACTTACCTGATAGTCCCCCCGTCTCACGGCCAAGTCACCTCTGAATTTGTAGACTTTCTGCTTCTCCAAAGAATCATCTGTGTCCAGGGCGGCATTCTCACAAAACCACTATATATACAAAATAATTTTGAACTTAGCAATACAGAAGCAAAAAGAACAGACTTTATTTTTAGCTGAGCATTTAAGATTGACCTATACACGTGCCAGATGGAATGAGCTATCAATATATGCCCACTTAGCACCGTAAGACTTTAACCGTGGATGTTCCTACAATATTGGCGCACCAATTCTCGTTTTAAATGGTACggagaataataaaaaaacagctAGCCAACTTCTCTAGGCACTGGATTTACAGTTCTGCAGCAAATGAAACTGGCGTGTTTCCTTCTCACCTCTGGCTCACACACTTTAGCGTTATAAGTAGTCAAAGATACAGAGACCCGGTCTTTTTTCTCCGAAAACACCGAGTCATCAAACGTGCTTCCTAAAATCTCCATCTGAAAGCAGCATACATATAATATTCTTATTGGAATATTATTGGTCGTAGTAAAAACAACACGGGTTGTTTATTAAAGTACACCCTTCTGGCCGGTCCTTCTGTGTAAGGACACGGGTGAAAGTGATCTGGAGTAATTAGTTCCGGAGGGAAGGTTCCGACTAACGATGATACAGCACCGCCAACggcaaataaatacaaaataaatcattttgctGGGTTAGAAACAAATAACATAAAAGGTAAGTGTgcctttacatttttttaacaaTAGTACataaattaacttttttttttttttttttttaccgagGAAATCTATTTGAAATAGTCAAACTGTTAGTTTAGGCATGTAAAAATAGCACTTGTGACGTTTGTTCCATATTTTGGCAGAAATAATCTTAGGTTTGCATGCAGTACAGCCCTTAATAAAATTTGTTTGGCATTATATGTATAAATTTTATTAAGGGCTGTACTGCATGCataccgaccgaccgaccgaccgacttacagacagacagacagacagaacctAGTGTTAACAGGTTTCGGTGGGAAATACATTCATAGGTATTTATATGACAATTCTGCCAAGatctctttattttgttttatggcaaaaacaaaaagtttTCACTGGAATCTCTGATTGCTGTAAGAAACATTCAACCATCTACCTGTTTAAATACAAGAAAACAAGTGAGAAGTATAGAATAGGTATAGTGACAGATACAGATAATATATGCACAATAGAACAGCAGGCAAACTACTCAGATCACAATGCTAGCGCTTAGTTCTACAGCACATTAGCTGGGACACATGGAGACCGATGAATATAGAATCACAACTCAGCGAGTGGACACAACACCtcaaaattaaagaaattaTTCTATTTCAAGTAGATTTGTCAGTGATG comes from the Takifugu rubripes chromosome 7, fTakRub1.2, whole genome shotgun sequence genome and includes:
- the LOC105416657 gene encoding protein FAM83A-like; this translates as MDGSSVSVLLYKRFIPQGKVRRRVQDLRIPPASYINFIGSDHRLDLSHNESARMAVDSLLSQGLQEYHQVLREEGEVDFLSQPEKMYIMENGRDGDTADASISDDQLVGSFVDSQFGTQCPTLSTDSDPAVGVDLSCLRGATDGVLVKPSFEVHFQSHCGAASMKDLIREFMRKAKESLVIVMDCFSDVELLCDLLEASRKRNVSVHLLLDHLNLSLFVSMWQGLKLSSRNFPKLSVRSVQGQTYCAKTGRKLTGQVCESFIITDWTEVLTGSYSFSWLSWQVHRSLAVLVKGSAVLPFHTEFLRLNSSSQAVPGFVSYIAVPPVLPFSNKTSHAPQKGNKFPSDATFPSKLSRIEDKKAEANAKVQFLTSLESNRRKEIAQPAGSGAQVRPKPPQNVSASAHEPPGGAGRTHHGSQRTGETLNDSRNPWSPAQVSHVRAQLSSLTVSTAGQKTFPTQRQCRTVQYQPPNLNLNYSSVGACGLLFHQNEKARSVKTLGMAAHQKSKHQWLHTQSFRAKTDLLSPCRKIPLPSTPQLKDLKKDQLIPLIQPREHQGRKDHQTHLQSHPVTQPSLPSLSAAHLKPQLQTGSQFLSPAAQLSQESPLRLNWKSQRHAAKLKLAPRHSFLSSLYRPAWRPFHSNASALLRRSKSWTETQPSRFPKPVLLSGVPKS
- the c7h8orf76 gene encoding uncharacterized protein C8orf76 homolog produces the protein MEILGSTFDDSVFSEKKDRVSVSLTTYNAKVCEPEWFCENAALDTDDSLEKQKVYKFRGDLAVRRGDYQKAFDAYSSCLEWISDNNLSIRRDVLEGMARCCTKLGRIDRALDIVNILKKDMSNTCHLISLLLLKATIYHNFECIGAEMSCLQQLCSLLPFNPWHWHGLGQMCLQLLKRKQTTKLCSSLLRETAEEEVEEENPAEFSEDKIWLKACTSFIRTRLLLRILQQQQSSFVLQHSENTLKCTDEVLQYLNPKESTLQALTQVMSEDLIPEKMREDNQDGESLSSICVQSFRDRWWSKILLTSVLETDGRSTLNTVGC